The nucleotide window CAAAATCAGCGGGAAAATCTCTTATCCATGACTTGTAACTTCACCACCACTAACAACACGCCACATCATCACCACGAGACCtcttctcttatctttctctcccAAAACATAATCTATTTCTCTTCTCCCCCACTCTACAGAATCTTAAGCTCATCTCTCTATCCACCCTAAGAACTTCGAAATCCTAAGAGCCATGTCGCTCACGATCCCGTCGAACCTCGTCCTCAACAAGTCTCTCGCCCAATGCGTACCTAAATCCGCCGCGAGATTCGTCTGCTCCGATGACAAATCCGCGACGCAGCAACATCAGTCCATGAAGGCTTTATCCGCGGCGGTCGCTCTCTCTTCCATCCTCCTCTCAGCTCCGATGCCAGCCGTCGCTGATATCTCGGGCTTGACCCCTTGCAAGGAGTCGAAACAGTTCGCCAAGAGGGAGAAGCAACAGATCAAGAAGCTGGAATCATCTCTTAAGCTCTACGCTCCTGAAAGTGCCCCTGCTCTTGCTCTTAACGCTCAGATCGAAAAGACCAAGCGCAGGTCCGTTGTTACTACCAATGAGCTTTATGATAAACTTAAATTGAATTGAGTTGTGGAggagtttgttttctttctgatTTCTTGAAAACTGTTTTGTTGTTAGGTTCGACAACTATGGAAAGTACGGGCTCCTCTGCGGTGCAGACGGGCTACCACATTTGATAGTGAACGGAGACCAGCGGCATTGGGGAGAGTTCATAACTCCAGGGCTTCTCTTCCTCTACATTGCTGGATGGATCGGGTGGGTCGGGAGAAGCTACTTGATAGCGATCAGTGATGAGAAGAAACCAGCGATGAAAGAGATCATTATCGATGTTCCATTGGCTAGTCGTCTCGTCTTCCGTGGTTTCATTTGGCCCGTTGCTGCTTACAGAGCGTTACTCAATGGTGATCTCATCGCCAAGGATGTCTAGATACAAACCTGTGTATTTGATCTTTTGTTATCGCTCTTGTGTTTGCCATTGTATGTATTATTCAATCTCTTGTTAACTCTGCTTATCTCTgcaatattgaaaaaaatatatattctgatTTGGATTCCGAAGATTGAGAATGTTAAAATGTTGAGAATCCTACAGTGAGAAGATGAGAAGAAACCAAAAGCTATTGACTGACAAAGAGACATTGGTTTGACCCATGCTAATGAATTTGAATCCGGACTGTGACACGTCCAAGGCATTGGTATAATAAACCAATAATGTTTGATTTGTTCTGATGGTAAAAGTAGTTCAAACGATGCAGATTCAAGCAGAACAAGTGCAGATCAAACGGATTAGGTATGCGAGATGTAGATCAAACAAATCAtacaatttattataattat belongs to Brassica rapa cultivar Chiifu-401-42 chromosome A07, CAAS_Brap_v3.01, whole genome shotgun sequence and includes:
- the LOC103828782 gene encoding photosystem I reaction center subunit III, chloroplastic; protein product: MSLTIPSNLVLNKSLAQCVPKSAARFVCSDDKSATQQHQSMKALSAAVALSSILLSAPMPAVADISGLTPCKESKQFAKREKQQIKKLESSLKLYAPESAPALALNAQIEKTKRRFDNYGKYGLLCGADGLPHLIVNGDQRHWGEFITPGLLFLYIAGWIGWVGRSYLIAISDEKKPAMKEIIIDVPLASRLVFRGFIWPVAAYRALLNGDLIAKDV